The Verrucomicrobiales bacterium genomic sequence ATGATCGGTGAAACTATCCGTTTCCTGAAGGACAACGGAAAGTTTGTAGTCTACGACGCGGAGCACGCCTTCGATGGCTTTAAGGATGATTCCGATTACGCGCTCGCCACTTGGCGAGCAGCCGAGGAGGCCGGAGCCGATATCGTAACGCTTTGCGATACCAATGGCGGATGCCTGCCCTCGGAGGTCGCTCGCATGACCCAAACCGCCCGCAACAAGCTAGGGGTGAAACTCGGCATCCATACCCACGATGACATCGGCCTCGGCGTCGCCAACGCATTGGCCGCCTTGGATGTCGGAGCCAGCCACGTGCAGGGCACCATCAACGGCTATGGGGAACGAACTGGAAACTGCAACCTCACCAGCGTCATCCCCTGCGTCGCCATCAAGATGAAGCGCAGCTGCCTGCCTCAGGCCTCCATGCGACGCCTCAAGGAGATGTCCCAGTTCGTGGACGAGATCGCCAATCTCAGACACAACCCGCGCCAGCCTTGGGTCGGTGCCACCGCGTTCGCCCATAAGGGCGGCATGCACGTCAACGCGGTTCAAAAGATCGCCCACAGCTTCGAACACATCGACCCCGCGGTGGTAGGCAACACCCGACGCGTGCTCGTGAGCGATCTGGCCGGCCGCAGCAACATCCTCATGAAGGCCCAGGAGCTAGGCTTCAAGTTGGATGGCGAAACGCCCGAGCTCAAGGGGATCCTCGCGCGCATCAAGGAACTCGAGCACGAAGGCTACGAGTTCGAGGCGGCCGAAGGATCGCTGGCGCTGCTGATCAGCAAAGGACTGTCTCATCGAGAGCCCCCGTTCCAGGTGGACGGCTACCACGTGTCCATGCGCCGCGACGGTGCCAACTCGATCTGCGAGGCTACCGTGAAGGTGCGGGTCGACGGCAAGTCAGCCCATACGGTGGCTGAAGGCGATGGCCCCGTGAACGCGCTCGACGCCGCCCTGCGCAGCGCGCTGAGCAAGTTCTTCCCCGAGGTGAAGACGGTGAAACTCACCGACTACAAGGTCCGCATCCTGGAGTCGGGAGCCGGCACCGCCGCCCGAACTCGCGTGCTGATCGAATCAACCGATGGAAAAAACAATTGGGGCACTGTCGGTGTAAGCACCAATATCATCGAGGCCAGCCTCCAGGCTTTGGTCGACAGTATGGAATATCGCCTGTCGAAGAAATAACCGACGGCGTCTGCCGGAGTTCCGCCCGCGACCCTAATTTCTTTTTGATTTATGTCCGAGATTTCCAAAGCCTACGAGCCGCAAGCCGTCGAGGAGAAGTGGTATCAATTCTGGTTGGACCAGAACTGCTTTCATGCGGACGCCCACTCCTCCAAGCCCGCCTTCTCGATCGTCATCCCTCCGCCCAATGTCACCGGAATGCTGACGCTAGGCCATGTGCTCAACAACACCATCCAGGATATCCTCGCGCGCAAGGCCCGGATGCAAGGCTATGAGGTCCTCTGGCTTCCGGGCACCGATCATGCCGGCATTGCCACGCAGACCGTGGTGGAACGCACCCTGAAAAAACAGGGAACGATCAAACATCGGAACGATCTGGGCCGGGAGAAATTCCTCGAGAAGGTCTGGGAATGGAAGGAAAAGCACGGCGGCATCATCATCCAACAGCTGAAGAAGCTGGGTGCTTCCTGCGACTGGTCCAGAGAGCGCTTCACCATGGACGAGGGCTATTCCAAAGCCGTGGCCGGGGTGTTCGTTGACCTCTATCGCAAAGGGCTCATCTACCGCGGAAAGCGGATGGTGAACTGGTGCCCCGCTTCTCAAACCGCTCTCTCCGATGAGGAGGTTGAGCCGAAACAGCAGCAGGGTTGGATGTACCACTTCAAGGTGGAAGTTGCCGAGGAGCCCGGCACGTTCCTCACCATCGCAACCACCCGACCCGAAACCATACCGGGCGACAGCGCCGTGGCAGTCAATCCCAAGGACCCGCGCTACGCCCGCTTCATCGGCAAACACGTGCTGCGCCCCCTGCCCGTCGAATTCGCTCGCGAGCAAAAACTGATTCCGATCATCGGCGACGAACACGTCGATTTCGAGTTCGGCACGGGCGTGCTTAAAGTGACCCCGGCTCACGACAAGGCTGACTTCGAAATCGGGCTTCGCCACCGCCTGCCCGTGATCGAGGTCATCGAGGCCGACGGCACCATGGGACCGCTCGCCGGACGCGATCTCGCCGGCTTGGAACGTTTCGCCGCCCGCAAAGCCGCGCTCGAGATTCTTAAGGGCCTCGGGGTCCTCGAAAAGGAGGAGCGTCACACCAACAATGTCGGCTACAGCCAGCGCGCTGATGTTCCCATCGAACCCCGGCTTTCCGAACAGTGGTTCCTCAAATACCCCAGCCTGAAACCCGCTCGTGAAGTCGTCGCGAGCGGCAAGATGAAATTCTATCCGGATCGATGGGCCAAGGTCTATGACCACTGGCTCGAGAACATCCAGGACTGGTGCATCAGCCGTCAGCTTTGGTGGGGGCACCAGGTCCCCGTGTGGTATCGAACCGTGAATGGCCAGCAGGAGATCCATTGCGATGTGAAACCACCTACCGGCGAGGGGTGGACACAGGATACCGACGTGCTCGACACCTGGTTCAGCTCGTGGCTGTGGGCCTACGAGACGATGGATGCCGCCACTCGTAAGAAGTTTTATCCGACCAGCGTGTTGGTGACCGGACCCGACATCATCTTCTTCTGGGTGGCGCGGATGATTTTCGCCGGCTTCGAATACATGGGAGACCTTCCCTTCCACGAAGTGTATTACACCGGCATCATTCGCGACAAACAGGGCCGGAAAATGTCGAAGAGTCTCGGCAACTCCCCGGATCCGCTGGATCTGATCGCCAAGTTCGGCGCCGACGCCCTGCGATTTGGCGTCATGCGCAGCGCGCCCCTCGGGCAGGATATCCTCTTCGATGAACAGAACGTCGAACTCGGGCGGAACTTTGCCAACAAGCTATGGAATGCCTGCCGCTTCCGGCTCATGCAAGGCGGCCCCCTCGAAGGAGAGATCGACCCGCGCCATCTCAATAGCGAGGACAAATGGATCCTGCTCAAGCTCCACGCTGCCCTGCAGGAACTCGAGATCGCCTTCAAGGAATACAACTTCAGCCAGGCAGCCCAAGCCCTCTACCGCTTCTTCTGGAGCGAGTATTGCGATTGGTATGTGGAGGCCTGCAAGGCGGTGTTCTTTGGCACGGATGAGGCCAAGAAGACTCACAAAGTCGCGGTCATGGACTTCATCCTCAGTCACACCATCCGACTGTTCCACCCATTCATGCCCTTCATCACCGAAGAGCTATGGAATTCGATGGGCTACAACCAGGACCTGCCAGAGGGCCAAGGGGGTCGCACCATCATGAATGCGCCTTGGCCCAAACCCTTCGATCAGGATTTCCTCTCTCACTACGGGCTCGACCAGTGCTACCTCGAAACGGTGGACGCCAAGTTCGAACTAGTAACCCAGGGACGCAATCTCCGACGGACCGCCAACATCGCTCCTAACAAGAAAGCCAAGTTTTTCTGCAAGCCCAAGCAGGGATTCTCGAATCACGAGGTGGAGGTTTTCCGCATTCTCCTAAACGCCGAAAGCTTTGTGGTGGATGAGAACTATCAGGCCTCCAAGGGCGTGATCACCACCAGCACCCCGGTGGGAGAACTATATCTCTCACTCGAAGGTCTGGTGGATGTCGAGGCCGAGCGCAGCCGACTCACGAAGGAACTCGATAAGATCAAAGCCGAGATCGGCAAGGTCCAGGACAAGCTGGCCAACCCGGCGTTCACTCAAAAGGTACCGCCTCAAGTCCTCGCCGAACATCAGCAGCGACTATTGGACTGGCAATCGAAGCTCGCCAGCACTCAAGCGGCGCTGGATGCAGTGGGGTGAACCGTACGGATGAGTGGTCAACGAGGAGGCAAGCGCTGGAGCTCCTCCAGCCGGCGTATCCAGCGTAGGCAGATCCACAGGGGGATCGCGCCGAAAACCCCGAAGGAGCAGTCGATCAGTCGCCAACCGAAGGGGATCCCACGTAGCGGACCACAGATGAGCGCGAGCGGGATCACGAGCGCGCAGGCGATCAATCCTGCCTGCACCACCCATACATTACGCACCGGATCCACAAAAACCCCGATGAAAAAGACAGCGATCACGAGATGAGCGAATGCCAGCCAATCTGTGCCGTATGCCAGCCAGGGGTACCGACCATAAGCATCATGCAGCCCATCGCGCACCGTGAGTATCCAATGATCAAGACCGCTGGCGTTCACGCTGGAAACTCCACCATCCAAACCGCGAATCTTCACCAGGATATCCAGTTCCTGCTCCAAAGGGAAAGCGGTCAGTCCGCTGAGCACCAACCCAACGAGGAAAGCGCCGAGCGTCCAGCGTAGACGCCTGAGAAGTTGATCTGCTTCTTGGTTCGTCATATCAGCCGGGCCTGGAGGTTTGGGACGGTCGGACTGAGGTGCTGGCAGGTCCTACAACCCCTCGGGCGCATAGCCCTACGCCCACGACGAAACAGAGTGCAGCCGCCGAGACCAGGCCGACAAACTCTAGCAACCCCACCCAGCGCATGGATCCAGGTATCAGGAAAGCCAGACCAGCTTCGCCTGCCCCGCGACTCAGGAAGTCGACCAACAGCGTCGCGATGGCACACGCAGCCGTCAACCACACCAGGCCACCCACCAACCAACCTAAACGGCGCACGACTCGTTTCAATGGAGCGGAGGTCTTCACTTGTTCCTATAGACTCAGGTGTAACCACTTTAGGAAGCGGTCCTGAGCGGCTTAGAGTTCATCAGTTGCACACCCCTGCAACGCACCCTCATCGCCACCGTAGCCCGGACATCCCTCCGGAAGGAAGTCGAAAAGCGGTAGAGGGCTGCAAGTGGGTGAGATGCAGGTAGAATTCAGCGTGCAACTTCCTGTGATAGTGCGGGCTTTCAGCCCTCCGCGTGTGTGGGGTAAGGAAACCTGGGGTTATCACCCCAGGCTGGAATGGTGCTGGGCCTATGGCCCGCAGACTCCAACGCCACGCGCGAATCCCATACGAATCTGGGCTCAATGGTCTGGGCTCGGGCTGGTATTGGGTCGAAGGCTCCTCGGGCTTCAGCACCAACGGTGCGCCTTATCCCAGCCTGGGGTGACAACCCCAGGTAAACATCCCCTCTCTTATCCAGGGCTGAAAGCCCGGGATAAGGCCGCCGACGGCACCAACAGGAATTGCGCCAACACGGTTCCACAAAACCGACTGCCCACCAGCCAGATCACCGCAGCGCGAACATAAGCCCGATCAGTTCACCGCTCTCGCGAACCGTGGCTTTGCGACCGTGGGTTTCCTCGAAACGACGAAGTGCAAACTGCGCGACGGCTGCATCCTCGATCGAACCACCAAAGATTCCCACCAGATAGCTCAGATCGGCCGGATTGTCCGCATCCAAGACATCCGACTCCTGACGAGCTTTCCCACCCGAGGATGGCGCCGATCCAACCAACAGCCATACAATGAACCCCAGGGCGATGAAGGTGGCAAAGATTCCCCAGATATGTTCCATGGTGATAAAATAGATCTCGGAATAGAACTCCGCCAGTAAAGTTTCAATGCCAGTCCATGGCTGATCATTAACCAAAAAAGACTTAGAATCTCGTTCTGCGGGGTGGCCACCCGGGTTAGTCCTTGGTTCCAGGGCTTTCTGGGCGACGGCCTGCCAGAATTCACCCCGACTCGGAGTCGGGGTGGGGACAAGTCCGACAGGCTGCTAGGCCGACTCGTTCCAATCAAGGCCACCAGGCAAGGCAAAGCCCGCATACTCCAGATGCAACACGCGGCGATGA encodes the following:
- a CDS encoding valine--tRNA ligase; translation: MSEISKAYEPQAVEEKWYQFWLDQNCFHADAHSSKPAFSIVIPPPNVTGMLTLGHVLNNTIQDILARKARMQGYEVLWLPGTDHAGIATQTVVERTLKKQGTIKHRNDLGREKFLEKVWEWKEKHGGIIIQQLKKLGASCDWSRERFTMDEGYSKAVAGVFVDLYRKGLIYRGKRMVNWCPASQTALSDEEVEPKQQQGWMYHFKVEVAEEPGTFLTIATTRPETIPGDSAVAVNPKDPRYARFIGKHVLRPLPVEFAREQKLIPIIGDEHVDFEFGTGVLKVTPAHDKADFEIGLRHRLPVIEVIEADGTMGPLAGRDLAGLERFAARKAALEILKGLGVLEKEERHTNNVGYSQRADVPIEPRLSEQWFLKYPSLKPAREVVASGKMKFYPDRWAKVYDHWLENIQDWCISRQLWWGHQVPVWYRTVNGQQEIHCDVKPPTGEGWTQDTDVLDTWFSSWLWAYETMDAATRKKFYPTSVLVTGPDIIFFWVARMIFAGFEYMGDLPFHEVYYTGIIRDKQGRKMSKSLGNSPDPLDLIAKFGADALRFGVMRSAPLGQDILFDEQNVELGRNFANKLWNACRFRLMQGGPLEGEIDPRHLNSEDKWILLKLHAALQELEIAFKEYNFSQAAQALYRFFWSEYCDWYVEACKAVFFGTDEAKKTHKVAVMDFILSHTIRLFHPFMPFITEELWNSMGYNQDLPEGQGGRTIMNAPWPKPFDQDFLSHYGLDQCYLETVDAKFELVTQGRNLRRTANIAPNKKAKFFCKPKQGFSNHEVEVFRILLNAESFVVDENYQASKGVITTSTPVGELYLSLEGLVDVEAERSRLTKELDKIKAEIGKVQDKLANPAFTQKVPPQVLAEHQQRLLDWQSKLASTQAALDAVG
- a CDS encoding DUF2837 family protein, yielding MIWLVGSRFCGTVLAQFLLVPSAALSRAFSPG
- a CDS encoding citramalate synthase; amino-acid sequence: MRPDVELYDTTLRDGSQGEGINFSVMDKLRIADKLDAFGVHYIEGGWPGSNPKDIEFFASARRKKFKNARLAAFGSTRRKGVSVEKDEQVRLLLEAHTPVVTIFGKTWLLHVKEVLRTTPEENLKMIGETIRFLKDNGKFVVYDAEHAFDGFKDDSDYALATWRAAEEAGADIVTLCDTNGGCLPSEVARMTQTARNKLGVKLGIHTHDDIGLGVANALAALDVGASHVQGTINGYGERTGNCNLTSVIPCVAIKMKRSCLPQASMRRLKEMSQFVDEIANLRHNPRQPWVGATAFAHKGGMHVNAVQKIAHSFEHIDPAVVGNTRRVLVSDLAGRSNILMKAQELGFKLDGETPELKGILARIKELEHEGYEFEAAEGSLALLISKGLSHREPPFQVDGYHVSMRRDGANSICEATVKVRVDGKSAHTVAEGDGPVNALDAALRSALSKFFPEVKTVKLTDYKVRILESGAGTAARTRVLIESTDGKNNWGTVGVSTNIIEASLQALVDSMEYRLSKK